One window from the genome of Salvia splendens isolate huo1 chromosome 9, SspV2, whole genome shotgun sequence encodes:
- the LOC121746425 gene encoding nudix hydrolase 16, mitochondrial-like, with amino-acid sequence MSELVARTGRQQQRYEDGYRLIAGCIPFRHRTMKDDDGGTNENIIEVLMINSTGGPGLLFPKGGWENDETAEEAAEREAMEEAGVRGDLVHFLGCYSFKSKTLQDEYSPEGLCRAAMYALHVKEELDSWPEKSHRQRSWLTVGEAIGCCRHAWMREALEKGFSKWCEDGMIHTLPRKGSS; translated from the exons ATGTCTGAATTGGTGGCTCGAACTGGTCGGCAGCAGCAGCGTTACGAGGATGGTTACCGTCTCATTGCTGG GTGTATTCCTTTCAGACATAGGACTATGAAAGATGATGATGGTGGCACAAATGAGAATATAATCGAAGTATTAATGATCAACTCGACTGGTGGACCTGGTCTTTTGTTTCCAAAG GGTGGGTGGGAGAATGATGAAACGGCTGAGGAGGCCGCCGAAAGGGAAGCCATGGAAGAGGCTGGAGTTCGAGGCGATCTAGTG CATTTTCTTGGTTGCTACTCTTTCAAGAGCAAAACACTCCAGGATGAATACAGCCCGGAAGGGCTGTGTCGAGCAGCTATGTATGCCTTGCACGTGAAGGAGGAACTCGACTCGTGGCCCGAGAAGAGCCATCGGCAGAGGAGCTGGCTAACCGTCGGAGAAGCAATCGGATGCTGCAGGCATGCGTGGATGCGGGAGGCGCTCGAGAAAGGTTTCTCAAAGTGGTGTGAGGATGGCATGATCCACACTTTGCCAAGAAAGGGGTCaagttga